ACAGCTAACTAAATATAGCAATACCAAAACGAACACGCGCCACAGAATTTCACAGAATTCCTGATATATAACAATTGACACACAGAGAATACACTTTGGACCTCATGTGAATGACAACACAGTacaaaacagtagaaatacagttACCACCATtgtgtaatatatatttttctataGTACTTTTCTGAAAAAGTTCTTGGCTTGGTGGAGCAAGATGGGATTTCTCTGCAGCCTCTAAAATCAGCAGGTCACAcgaaatgtattgttttggaCTCTTGTGGGTACCCGACACTGTGCCAATCTGATTCAATGACTTACCTATAACTGATACATCAATGCCGTCTTTCTGATTCTAACACATATGTAATACATGTGTATAATATCTGTGTTGGTGGAGCGAATTTAAATGTTCTACAACTTGGTTCAGGCAAACAACAACTTCAAACCCAGTGTTCAAATGTGTGACGGGATTATTATGCATTTAGAGATCTACCTGCAGTTAAACTTGACTGACGTAAATGGCAACTGAACAAAATTGCATGATTTGGGCATTTacgttttttacatttttttttttctcccccggCCTGGAATAAAACTAATCTCAAATTCTTTGACTTTTCCAGGCTTTCAGTGACCGTGGGAACCCTGTGTATCTGTCCTGTGCTAAATGATCATGCGCTGACCAAGTGCTTGCATCTTTATAGTCTCAATGATCTTCCCCTGCTTCCATGCTTTCCTTCACCTGTACTGATCTGAGACAGCTGACGGGAACATGCTGAGGCGAAGTGCTCGAGGCTGCCCAGCTGTTTGAAGTCagtgcaggtggaggagagggggccGGCCGAGAAGAAGAATGACTCTGTTGCAGCTGAACTCCATCCCAACACGCCCTCATCTATCTTTCCCTCCCTCAAGACCGTGCATCTGTTTTTGACTTCACTATTGTGATCACGCTCGTCGCTGTTGCCACCTTCCCCGGTATGAGTGGACCAATGACCGATGACggcacccctcctcctccccctccagcccTAACCCCGACCCCGACAGTGGGGCTTCGTGCCACAGTCCTGGCAAAGGTCTGTAACGCCTCGTACTTAGACCTTAGAGCGTCCAGCTCAACGCGCATCGAAGCATTCTCATTGGCCAGTTTgtccacctcctgctgcagctgggtcttctgcttctccagctcctccttctGGGTGACCCGCTTCACCCGGCAGCTGGCGGCGTAGCCCCGGTTTTTCAGGGTGCGCCGCCGTTGTTTCAGTTGCAGGATCTCATCTTTGGTGAGCCCTCGGAGGTGCTGGTTCAGCTCCCGCACTGACATGGTCACCAGCTCCTCGTCTGTGAGGCTGGTGCCATTCTCCCCCGGCTCACGCTTCACCtggaggaaacaggaggaggaaggggagtgAGACAGGGACAGAACAGGATATCAGATACAGAGAATTCAGTGTAAAATGTGCACTCTTACTCTCACTCTCTTACCTTCAAGgctttatttcctttgttaGTCGTCGTCATGCCACAAGAGCCTTGCTCTTCTGAACAGACCTACGGAGACGCAACAGAGTACAAAACATGaagcaaagcaaagaaacatCCTAAAAGACAGCTGAAGTTCTGCTTAAAGCCAGTCAACAGAGTAACAGCATTAAAAAAGACCACCACTGTGTTTAAGAACAATACAATCTCCTCAAAGATCAATAAAAACATACTAAGTGTGTGTCAATACCCACCTGGACCAGTGGAGACACACCACATCGAAACCTTCTGTTGGAACACTGTTGTGTGAACATGTTACAGGATTACTCATCCGTGCCACAGTGTATGAGTGAAAGTGACACACAAACTTTTCTTAGAATTtccctgacttcctgtttcctggtGGTGACACTGACAGTGCCCTCTACCTTTGTGTTGTTGAACTCTTATTGGCTGGCTTTAGGCCAATAGGAATGAAATGAGCgtgaaagaagaggaagtggtACAATTTGTGGGAAGGACTCCAGGGGAAAACCAACCAACTGagccctaacacacacacacacacacacacacacacacacacacacacacacacacacacacacacacacacacacacacacacacacacacacacacacacacacacacacacacacacacacacaccttacccGAGACTGTTGTGTATCGACTGAAGAGAAGTAGAAAGACACATATAGACCTACACCTACTCGGGATAGAAATGAAGGCAAACCAAATAAAATGATGTATACACATTTGTACCAAAGTGGAAACAAGAGACAAAAGGATGGAGACAAAACAGTGTGAATCAGAAGTCAACAATGAGGGTGGCTGGAAGTGCAAAAGATGAGATCAGTCCTTAGAGCGCACAGCTCCACAGATGAGCATCTCCACAAGCTCTCAATGAGATGCTTTGTGTGGTGCGTTGCTCTGGCTCTCATCTCtaagacctgtgtgtgtgtgtgtgtgtgttcgataAAGTGTGGctattgttgctgctgctgagcgaTCATCATGAGACCAGTCATGATGACTCAGCAGATTCCTgatctcactctctcactccccccctctctcctatACTGCCGCGCAAatttctgctctcctctgtgacttTTTACCCCCCGTTTCTTGCACCCCTTACCACCGTCTAACTGCTTTCCTAAAGCGGAGGAGGGTCAACGAGAGAACGTACTTGCATGTCATTGGCTGTCTTACAGTCAGTGAAATGTGATTGTCCTCAAAGCATAAAAAGACATGCTTTTCAGTTCAACTGCCACACCTGATACTGCTGAGTCAGACGTGTAGTTAAAGCAATTTCCACACCAGGGCCAGTTTAAAAAGTAAGACACAGATTTGGAAAGgttatttttcttcagtcaTTCACAGGTTGGGTAATTTAAAAAGCTCCTAGTTTAGGGAAGTGATGAAATTCAAGTGACATCAGGCAACGTGTCTGTTCTTGTTTCATTCTAATTCTTTTCTGTCAAACGGCCCGGCACTGAGCGTGCCAGTGAGCCTCCGCAACAATGCAcctctgcttgtctgtctgtgtgggtgcGCGAGTGTTTGTGCGAGCGCTGCCACAAATCCTACAGTTATAAATAGCTGTAGATCAAAGAGAAACGTACGCTACAAGCACATACAAGAaatcatgcatgcacacagcacACGTCAAATGCACAGCGACTCAAACTTCTGTgaaaaattcaataaaatgaagatgaagagttcagaaaaaaagacagcgATGCTACACTGCTACACTCACACAAGAGGTTTACTATGATGGTGCAACGGCACTGCTTCATTCAGAGCATTTGACTTCAGCACTTCTTACTGGGTGAGGGTCAGTCAATTATACATGGTCTTTCATTTAACTGTGTTCATATAGAACTTCATATGGAACAAATGTCGTGCATGTACCACTGCAGTCTTGCGTTTTGTTAGGATGCAGCCTCCCACAGCTGGAGGTGCACCATCGCACAATAGATGGATCAAAGACATGAAGACTGAGGGTGgctgttgggggtgggggtggtgaagagagggaaaacagagggGGCAAAAAGGAGGCTGTTTTCCTGCCAGGCACTGGTTTATTTCCCCCGTGCCCAAAACCCAACCCCCTCTAACCCCAtctacatacaaacaaaaagcatGCTGGCaagcacatatgcacacatacgcATTCCCCTGCCGCCATGCCAGTGGggcacaataaaacacacactgtcggCTGCAAATACACAAACGTGAAACTGTAGTTATGTTTAAAGTGCTAAACAACGTTTGATACGGGTGGAAactgaacatactgtacatggctCAGAGGTTTTATTCTGtaacataattaaaatgtttgggAATTTTTAGTTGCCTTGGATAAAAGCAACTAGCAAATGGAAATACTGCAGGTGCACAGAGGGTCTCACATACAGCTCCTTCACAATCATTTTTGGTTTCTGCAAATGTCTCAGTTTCAGGTATTATGGCTTACTTTTAAGGACGTGTCGTCTGCAGTAATAATCATCAGTCACTGTCTGTGGTTTGTACATTTGTTCagtaaagatgagaaaaaatcAGATAACAAAATGTACCAGTTATGTGCCATTATCAAAATTAACAGTAACTGATACATCTGATCATGAGCTAATCTAACTACGTTACACCGATGAGTGTAATCTGTATCTGTGCTATGGCTAGAACTAATAACTATTTTCCCCCTCTATGTACTCCTCTCTCCATTCCATTGTTTCCTGTTCGTCTCTATACTATCACCTGTCcaactgaaatcttaaaaaaGTCTACCAATCATTTTAAGATTAACCGATTAACCAATTAATCGGCAGGACATTAAGTTTGGGGACTACTTCATCAAAGTTAGACAACATAAAACCTGACCTACACCACAGCATAAAACTGCAATAaactagtttgtgtgtgtgtgtgtgtgtgtgtgtgtgtgtgtgtgtgtgtgtgtgtgtgtgtgtgtgtgtgtgtgtgttctctgagAGCTCAGGCCACGTGTAAGTCACCCAGGTTAAAGATCATCTGCTGAGCAAAGGCATCGCCATTCATCTTGGGCGTACACATCcagacacgcaaacacaaaGTGCCAGAGGTGTCCTTCCCATAATGCTTGCGGGGTGGTCGCTGCGGTGCGGTCAATGCCACAGTCACTGTTGCTACAACAGACAGCTTTTTTGCTGTGGCAGGCTGTATTTTTTATGGAGCAACTGAAAGAACGCTGACAACTAAAGAGCAGAGCTGCTTACGGTTACAGtgcagagacaacacacacacacacacacacacacacacagagaggacaggacatGGGGAcagggatggaggaagaggtgagaaGTGGTGGAGACGAGTTcgaagagaagaaaagataagaaagtgaggagaaaaaaggGGTGAGGAGTTGGTAGGATTGCAAGGTGAAGACAGACTAGgtaagaaaggaggaggggggggggtgaaggaggGCTGAAAGAATGCTGACGTCTCCAGAGCTGATTAGCGTTACAGCGGAGACATCACACCCACAGCCGAGAAAAATGCTGAGTATGGAGGGAggacggggtgggggggtgcaaATGAcaagggagaaagaagagaggaaaaagagagaggcaagTGAatagggaggaggaagaggaggggagggggacagaggtggggatggagggaggaacGCCGATGAGAAGGAACAGgacggggagggggggaggggcagagaaggaggaaagaagagggggTGGGAAAGCGTTTGGGTGAAAATGCATCCTCAACACATTTGTAAGAGCTTAGCTGTTgggtatggggggggggggggggggggggtgtaggggagagagagagagttagagaggaccagggagggaggaatggaTGGAGGGGGATTGGGGTTGGAAAAAATCCTGAACTCAGCAACGACCACGACTAAAACCTCCAATTAGAAAAGTTGTGAAGCTGATCCAGAGCAATGAAACTACTGCtgaccatctctctctctacccacaaccttcacacacacacacacacacacacacacacacacacacacacacacacacacacacacacacacacacacacacacacacacacacacatcctgtcttGTTGACAGATCAAGTCCTGGAGAAAGGATGAAAACAAGACTAATAGTGTGGCAGAAGGTGAACACAGCGATCACGCGGCGTATAAAGATAGATTAAAGAGCACAAGAAACTGCACAAGACATAGAGCAGCAGTCCTTTCTCTTCATGGAGTGCAGACGAACAGGAtgatgaactgtgtgtgtgtgtgtgtgcgtttggcTTCAGACAGAGCTCTAATTAATCTTGTTTCAGAGAACCTTTTGCCCCAGCCACTACCGCCACACAGAGAAGAATTTCTTAGAAAGAGACTTCCTGCTTAAAAGCTGgtggcactcacacacacacacagaggaaaataaatagacAGATTAGGAGCTTCACAAACGACCCGGgggctggtgtgtgtgggtgtacacAAGCATAAACAAGCTAGCATATAGAGAATGATCAAGAATAGATCGTAAGAGTCACAAGTCGTTTGTGATGCAGTGGCAAGTCTGTCTTTATTGAATAATCCTAACATAACAACTGCCTTAACTGCGCCTCCTCCCTCTGGCGGCTCTCTGAGCAATAATGGAGAACACAAAGGATGGCAGCCGAGTGAGGCCGTGAAGACACACAGtaagacacagagaggacatgatggaaagacataaagagaggaaaatgcaGGGAGTGTGAATTAAAATCTCAGAGCGCCACAAAACTGGGCTCCTGGCTGCAGTCCACCTTGCctttgttataaaaaaaaagcaaaagagggaGCAGTGCTTGTGCTCATTGATCCAGTGTGGACCGAGGGTGTTGAGGGAGTTGGTAAATAATTAACGATGAGCACTGTGTGGAGGCTAATTGAGAATTAGGAATCAGATCGGCGATAATGGCAACCTGTGTACAGAGAGGGGGCAGGCTCTCAGCAGAGGTACGGGGCCatggagagagggtgaggaactgaagagaaggggggagaaaacacactggtttgagctgtgtgtgtgtgtgtgtgtgtgtgtgtgtgtgtgtgtgtgtgtgtgtgtgtgtgtggagaaagaGCAGGAAGCTATTAACTGAGAGTTATGCAGAGCGTGAAATAAGCACgataacacagacagagaaggaaacagaggaggtggaggaaacaCAGGGAAAGTTAAGGAGAAGACTTGTAAAGGAGCAAGGGTCCGGCCCCTCATATACATATGATAATGTTCGGAGCGAGAGGAGCGATCACTTTCACACTTTTCTGAGAGTTCAAAAAgggtattgtgtgtgtgtgtgtgtgtgcgttggttAAGTGTTCGTGAGGCAgtgtttgtgcaagtgtgttATTAAAGGCAAGAAAAAGTCCTGGCGTCGACACGTTTTTCCCATTCCAGGTAGTAAGTCGGAGTGTGATGACAAATTTCCCAACACAAGCAAAAAAACTGCACTGTCAGGCAATTGAGCTCTGGCTCCTTTTTTTCataagtgctttttttttttttttaaacaggagAGAAACCATGTACCGTAGGTTAAGTTGCTTCTCTCTTTGTGTGCGAATAACAAACGGAGCGCTGCGAGGGTGACAGCGATAAGTTAAACGACAAGCTACgtttattcccccccccccccccccccccccaggcgcTGCGCATCCATGGTCAGCTGCACTAACTTGAGACAAAGAGAAAGTAAGCATGATACACTCGTCATTATATCAGTCACGGTAATGAGGGAATATCGTCAGAAACTGCTTGGCAAACATTTAAGAGCAGAAGAGAACAGGGGGAGATGTGTTTGTAGCTCATCGAGGCGTCATGGAGAGCAGTGGCCTTTTGCACTGGGACATTCCTGGTGACCATTTTAAGGTTTCCCATTTGCTGTCACTCGTTTAAGATGGTATGACAGGCATtgtggctcacacacacacacacacacacacacacacacacacacacagggccacAGTATGTTGGCATGTATACATTCTACTGTAGTACTGATGTCTCTTCATACAGTTGATTTAGTTAGTTTTTCTTTGGTTCGTCCCACAGGGGGATTACAAGACACTGCTATGCATCTAACAtcaaaaatctattttaaggttatatgtatatacatttcTACAGACTTTAAAATAACATATGTTTATGTGAAAACTTCAAATAAGTGCCTTTTGTGCCTCAAAAAtgcagaagaaagaagagaaatg
The sequence above is a segment of the Enoplosus armatus isolate fEnoArm2 chromosome 2, fEnoArm2.hap1, whole genome shotgun sequence genome. Coding sequences within it:
- the mafgb gene encoding v-maf avian musculoaponeurotic fibrosarcoma oncogene homolog Gb; the protein is MFTQQCSNRRFRCGVSPLVQVCSEEQGSCGMTTTNKGNKALKVKREPGENGTSLTDEELVTMSVRELNQHLRGLTKDEILQLKQRRRTLKNRGYAASCRVKRVTQKEELEKQKTQLQQEVDKLANENASMRVELDALRSKYEALQTFARTVARSPTVGVGVRAGGGGGGVPSSVIGPLIPGKVATATSVITIVKSKTDARS